From the Labilithrix sp. genome, the window GCCGTCGAACACGCGGCCCGCCGCGACCGCCCACGGCACGCCGGCGCCGATCGCCTGCAGGATCCCGTGCGCGGTGCCGCCGTAGCCGCGCATCGGGTCCGCGCGGTAGCGATCCGCGAACGCCGTCGCGAGCGCGTCGCGGTCGACCTTGCCGTGCGCGTCCAGCACGAGGGCGATCGCGAGCGCCATCGCGGTGTCGTCGGTCCACTGCCATACCGCCGCCGCCGGCGCCGTCCGCTCCGCGATCCGCTCGAGCACGATCCCAGGCGGCCCGAAGAACTGCTCACCGAAGGCGTCGCCCACCGAGAGGCCCTCCAGCGCCGCGCGCATACGCTCCGTCATCGGGTTCAGTGTGACGGAATCAGAAAGAGTCGCAAGGACTTTTATTCGGCGTCAACGAACCAGGACCCAGTCGTGCGTCGTCAGCTCGAGGTGGAAGTGGTTCTTGTGCTGCTGGTTCCAGTTCGGCGTCAGGATGACGGAGAACTGCCGCCCGGCCGCGCCGCAGACGAGGTCCCAGAGCTCGGTCGCGGCCGGCGTCACCGGCTTCGGTCCGACGCCCGACTTGCACGTGAGCGAGCCGATGCGGCCGTGGAAGTCCTTCTCGACGACGAGCTTCGTCTTGTCGCGCTTGTCGAACTGGCCGATGTCGACCGCGAGCGCGGCGCAGTGCTGCTCGCCGGCGTACTTGTCCGTGCACCCGTTCTCCGACGGCGAGCGGTAGGACGAATAGACCTGCGCGCCGATCACGTCGCGCGCGGCGAGGGCGACGGAGAAGTCGTCGAGCGCGAGGACGAGCCGGCAGTCGATCTCGGTGTGCGGCGCGCGCGAGCGGTACGTCACGCCGTGGAGCGGACCGTCGAGCTGGACCGGCGCGCGCACGCCGGGGAGATCGGCCGCGCGGCGGAACGCGATCTTACGCTTGTCGAGCTCCGCCTCGCACGCGTCACGCGTCATCGTGGCGTACACGAGGACGGACGAGCCCTCCGGGAGCGAGAACAGCGAGTACGTCGTCGGCGGCGGCCCGCGGCGCTTCCACGTCGCCGACTCCGCGATCCACGGCGTGAGGGGCCCGCTCGACGTCGCGAGCGGCGGCGCCGGCTCGGGGATCGGGAGGTCGAGGTCCTCCGCCGTGACGCTCTCGACGGGCGCTTGCGTGCTCGAGGGCGCGGGCTTCGAGCACGCCGCGAGCAAGAGCAGAGGCAGGAAGGCGCGCACGACGGCGCGATGATAGCGCTGCGCGCTACGCGCGGAGGCCCTCGAGGTCGCGGACGAGCTCGCTGAAGACGATGCGCGGGAGGTCGCCGAGGGCGACGACGCCGTCGCGGCCGCGCACGACGACGGCGCCGAGCTTCTGCTCCGGCGGCGACTCCGCCATCGCGCCGGCGAGGAGCCCGCCGTCGCCTTCGAGCGGGAGCGTCGCGCGGAGGCCGCGGGGCAGCTCCTTCTCGACGTCCCAGATCCAGCCCGCGTCTTGCGGCACGCCCTTCTTCCAGCCGCGTTGCTCGAGCCCGAGCACCTTCCCGGTCGGGACCTCCACGCCCTTCACGCGCGCGAGCTCCTTCGCCGCGCGCTCCGGCTCGGTCACGGCGAAGACCTCGCGATCGAGCTGCGCGAACGGCTGGATGATCTCGTAGTTGCCGAACACCTCGCCCCACGCGCGCAGGTCGGCGTCGGCGAGGACGAGCCGGTGCGGGAGGCCGACCACCGCGTCGCCGGCGAGCGAGAACGGATCGTCGTTCACGTCGGCGAGCGTGCGGTCCTCCGCGACGCGGAACGTCTTCGTGACGGCGTCC encodes:
- a CDS encoding extensin family protein, with translation MRAFLPLLLLAACSKPAPSSTQAPVESVTAEDLDLPIPEPAPPLATSSGPLTPWIAESATWKRRGPPPTTYSLFSLPEGSSVLVYATMTRDACEAELDKRKIAFRRAADLPGVRAPVQLDGPLHGVTYRSRAPHTEIDCRLVLALDDFSVALAARDVIGAQVYSSYRSPSENGCTDKYAGEQHCAALAVDIGQFDKRDKTKLVVEKDFHGRIGSLTCKSGVGPKPVTPAATELWDLVCGAAGRQFSVILTPNWNQQHKNHFHLELTTHDWVLVR